Part of the Nicotiana tabacum cultivar K326 chromosome 20, ASM71507v2, whole genome shotgun sequence genome, tttgttgTTGAAGTAATAATCGTTTTTATGTCTCTTTTTTTTGTTGGATATGTTCCTTCtcttttcactttcttcttaTCATTcctctatttcttcttctttgtttctttctgtACAACATACTGGAGAAAACTATTTTAATTTTATACTCATAAAATATGTTGAAAGGTAAATTGAATTTTACAGTATTACAATTATGTCTATAAATGGTAAAGTTTCAACTTAACAATATGGTAGATGATTATTGAGCAGTGGTGGtagatgttttatttttttcatatttaagGATTCTGTTATATAGGTTCTTAAAGATCTTCTTTCCAAATTTTCTGTGAAATGATGGCGTTTGTTTTTCATGGGAGGGAAGGAAGCTGATGGAAGGCTTAAAAACTATATGTTCGCTTTATAGATTAAGTTACCCATCTAAGCAGGATATTTTATTTTCTGTATACATGTTTTAAATATCGGTTTCAGCAGCAATACTTCAATTCAAATTTATCCTTCTGCTTCTGCCTATGATTTGAAAGTACTCTTATTGAATCTCTATTAAAGtcaaggaaaaatacaaaaaaaaaaaaattgctagcGGCAAGGGTATGAATTAGCTCAAGGTAAAGTGGAGGGTAAAAATTAAGATATTACGTATAGTGCGAATCAGCAATTTCtattatctattaaaaaataAAGTGGGGGTTAAAGATGAATTACTATTTGGTTATCATAAATAATTTATGTGAAagtgtttagttttaattttaaataaCTACTTCTAACAGATTGGATTAGACTAAAGTCTTCTTCTAATCTATATTTGATTTTATCATTTCTATTAGGTATAACAAAACTTATCAATTCTAATTCATCCAACATGttttttatctttaaattcaaatcCTTATATTTAATCTGTATCTTCTATAGTTAAATACTTATTTCATGGCTTGACCAGTTACTATAAGGCATTTTAATGCTAATTACATGAGTGTGAAAATACTATCAATTTTATACCATGTTTGGGTATGAGTCATGAAAATAGAATTTGGATGCCAATTAAAGTGGTTGGTCCATTAAGTGCTACAAGGTTTTACACCAAACATTTTATAAAACCATCAAACTTGGCTTTCTACTAATTATTATTCTCTTTACTGCTTTGATAGGGGTTGGGAATAAGTACTTGAAAATAAGAAAATGAGTACTTTCAAGATCTTTAGAAACACAAGAAAGATTGTCTGGGCGGGTAACTAAGATAGGAAAGTCATAGAACTTGCTTTCAGTCagaattaatatttttattttagtttgattAGCATACATCAAAAACTTTCTATTTTGACTcatcatttttattgtttatacCTTGCAGCCTCATACTCATCTAGACCAACAAGAAAAGTACATTTCATACACTGAATTTGTTAACTAAGAGCTTATTCTATTTTCAATGGCTAATATTCAAAGGTCTATTCCATCAATGCTTGACgggtttgaacggatcaaagAAAGATTTTGTTTTATGCCTTTAAGAGGAACTTTGTTAATTTGAACCAACATATTGTGTAGTAGAAATGGCCTTTATCAAATGCACTAATACATTTGTTTAAGAATCGAAATATGGCTAATATCCAAGATTGCATTTTTTAACTAATGCTTTCCTCACTAACTATTTTGTAATGGATACATATGTTTCCTTATGACTTGAATGTATGAATATCCAATGAATTTACATGCTCATAAAATAATAGCATTTGCATGCTCTTTTGTGTCTACCGTATTACTCAAGTAATattcttataaaaaaatatatttaatattcTCCGCGCAACGCGCGGGTATAAATACTAATTTGGTAGTATATTCCAATATACTACTTTATTATTGGACGCACCTAACTTATTAATATTTTTCTCgaaagacaaaaaaaatagaaaaattgtgATGATGTTTGATTGAAAATAGGATTAAgggggcgtttggacataagaatcgtaaaatttcaaaaaagtaattttttttaatttaaattatatttaaaaattaaagttgtgtttggacatgtatataattttgtgttgtttttcaatttttgtgagttatctgagtgaaaattttgaaaaatagttttttggagtttttcaaattttcgaaaaatttcaaaattcatcttccggtgaaatttaaaaattttatggctaaacactgatttttaaaaaaaaggttaaattttttcgaaaaaaataaaaattcatggccaaacgggctctaagaaAGAAACTATAGATATTATgtagttaaaattattttattaatattaaaattaaattattttttaatataaaaacaTGTTATTCTTCTTTGGACAAACTAAAAAGTTGCATTAGATGGACAAAGGGAGTAATAAATAAAAGAGTAAGAGAAAGAGGAAATTCATATATTATTTCATGGCAAAATACATAAACAAAGAAAAGTTGATCCCAAATATCAGCTAAACACGCTAACTTACCAAATGATCATCTAAACACCTCAACTTGCCCTGTTTATGTGATTGACAGTTATCCAAACTTATTAGTATACCAGGCAAAAAATATActaattttatttcattttatgtaattattttattatttgagaagtgAAGCAATTGTTTTCGTACTAGGGCCGTAAAATATTATTCCGTCGTTTTATTTTATGTGATACTACTATTTAACTAGATACGAagttaaagaaagaaagatttttGAAACTATATGGACTTAAATATATTAGTAATATTTATGTaactataaaaattttaaaatttgtaaTATTAATATGTCATAACATTTTGTGACTAGAGTTTTGGCTTCTACCGTTTATGTGATCTTTGAATGCGGTATGCGGGTGTTGAGTACAATGGGGAAACTAGTTATTAATggttaaatttaaattaaattgtgTCCAAATTTAATAAGGTGTTATTGTTTTTGAAATAGCTTAAAAGGAAAATAGGGTAACATAAATTGAATAGGAGAAAATATGATTTATCGTAATTTGACTAGTTCTCAAATACGAGATTTTATTTTTACAAGTTTTAATtaacacaaaaaatattttttccactCTCATATACTTATCATTTAAGGATGGGCTTAGATATACCAGAAAAACAACTCATGTGGAGGAAAGTATGTCCAATGGAATACTCCATTCCAAAAACACTAAAAATATTAGGTGGTGCCTAGGAAATGCCTAAACATTGGACTTTACTGTGTTTGAGTTTGAAATTTTTTGTCATTCCTTTTTAGTGAAGTGAAACATGAAATGTCAAGAAGATTGATAAGTATTGGGGTttctcaccatcaacaacaacaacgacccagtatggtcttacaagtggggtctggggaggatagtgtgtacgctgATCTTACCTCTACCCGATGGGGATGGAATAGAAAGGcggtttccaatagaccctcggcttaacattatttcttttttatatttgcCTCTTattaaaaaaagggaaataaaagaaaaggaataaaTAAGTGGAATTAAATGAGTTGATTGATTGCTTTCTTTTTTGTATTATAGTTTAGCCTAAATCAGAGGCGGACCTAAGATTTCTACAACATAGGTGTACCACTAGAAAAATGAGAGAGCCTAAGTAGAGCTCGTAATACTTAATAGGAGATTTTTTTACTATTAAAAAATGCGAGAATGTCACGTCTATGACTTGAAACTCTGACCTCAATCAACATTTGCCACTACACTACAATCTTCCTTATTTCAAAGGAATTCAACTATTTTATCCATTGGATCTCGCCCGAATCACCCCATCTATTCTCCTGAGGAGAAGTTTGGTTTCAAACCTCGGTTCAAATAGGAGGAGTACGATGCTAATGTGCCTTGGATGATCCACATCCCAGGGTCAGGTGCCAATGGGCACATTGAACTATCCATGTCGCTGAGCCCTTACAGCCCAGACACAACGACACAATTATCAGGGGCGCGCTCTACCACTGagctaataaaaaaaatattttttctatattgtGCATTATAATTCTCGGCGAAAAGGATTCAATTGAACTCCGTTGTGGACACCTAACTCAGTCCCTGAGCCTAAGAATGGAATAGAGGGTAAAGGTGTAAATAGATTTAGTGAAGCTAGTGGCCTATGTCAGAAAATATTACATGGTCTATACTATGGAGATAAACTATATCATACCATGGTTTTTCTAATTGTTGTATCAGCCTTGTTATGATCtgcaaattactatttttattcaatgttttagtaAAAGTTGATAAAATGAAACACCAAATGTTATTTGAATGGAGAAAGTAAACAGTTGTTCAGGTTACAACCTATATACATTAGTTTTACAACAATTCTCGCCAGTACTTGAGCTCGAAAAAAAAATTCCTTATACAGTTATACTGACCATTTCTTCTCCATTTCACGAGCAGTAGTGACAACTCTTCAAACCTAGCcccctttttttttataatagtGGTGTCTGGGCCAGCTTGCgcacacctcgactaattccacagAATACCTGCCTAGCCACACCAGTAGATCTCCAAATTGTGATGAATTTAGTGTGGAAATTAAAAGGGGCAAAGTGCTCAGAATTCAGCACTTAAATAAGATATGGTAAGAAGATGGCAAGGTAAAGAGTCGAGCCAACTATATATGGAACAAATTTGCCACTATATTTTCATTCAACACTTGCAACTTAAAACTTGGAattcaagaaaaaataaataacagAACATATACTTCTTCATGTTGTGGCCCATATATACTAAGCTAGTAATTTCACAATCAACTCTTCTCCAATCTTACTCTTAAATCTTCAGCAGGTAAACTCTTTCTATCTTTTCTGGAAATTGAATGCCTTAATACCAAAAGCAAATGTGAAGGCAAAAACAACAGCATATGCAACAGTCATAGCTGCAACTACTCCAAGAAAATCATGCTTGAACCCGAAGTAACTTCTCAAGAATTGTTCCACTGTTTGATCATCACTAAGTTTATTTTGGAGGTCCCCGAATTGTGATACAACCAAACCATACAAAGTCCAGGCGGTAGGATTAGCCCAATAGTACCATCTCCACCATATGGGCATACGCTGTTTTTTTATGAAGAAAAACAAGGGAAGCATTTCATTTTCAAAGCTCTAAATCAAAATTTTCAGTGTTCTTGAGAGCAAAaatgaaggtttttcaagaactTACAGGTCGTGGAATGATGAATCCTGAGAAAAGATTCCATATGGCATGGAAGAAAAAGCCAGCGATTTGACCAACATTTTGATTTGGGGTAACAGCAATGGTCATCATACCATAGAAGGTGAAGTACAATAGGGTGAAATACATGGCGAACAAGTACCAAAAGAACTTGGCCGCTGTCCATTCAAATCCAACCATAGCATACACAATGACACTATAGGAAACAGCTTGCACAGAGACATAAGGGATTTCAATGAAAACCTACATGATAGAAAAACTTTTATAGGTAATGTAGACTTCTTTAACATGAAATTGGTTTATACAAAGTTGAACTTTACGCTGACCTGTCCAAAGGCATAGGGTATGGCAGAATACATCCCAGCAGCTCTTTCCCTGTAAAATACTGTACGCTCAACCGCTACAATAGGCTGCACTGATGATGCATTTAGTACACCAAGGAAGATAACAGCAGCATACATGGATCCCATAGCATTAAATAGGTCTTGGCTCTTACTCCTGTAACCAGAAAATATGAGTAGGCTTTTAGCGTTAAGAAATAAAAGTATTTTCCAGATTATATACTTGTTTTCTGGCATATGTTTGGACTTACACTTTAGTACCAAGATCCCAGAACATTGACCCGAAGACCAGGGCAATGAAGGTTGTAAAGAGAAATCTGACTGCAGTATAAGTAGGATTACGCCAATATGACCAGTGTTGCTTCCAAAGGCAAGCCATACATTGGGTCCAGAATGGTTGTGAGTATTGACTATCGAAATGCAGGTCTTTTGTACCAGGGCGAGGCACACTTAGTTCGTTAATTAATGCTTTGTTCCTTCTGTAAAGGTCCGATTTCTTGTATAAATCAGCAAAATCAACCTCTAACGTCATTTCCTGAGCCGAGGCTGTGACTTCTAACATCCAAGTTGCTGGAGTATAGCCATCTTTTATTTTACTTACCCCCGGCATTGACTGAATAAAAGGAAACTTAGTTTAGTATTTGATCATATAAAGCTCAAAAAGGGAAAGCTCTTGTTCACTTAGACAACTTACCTCAAAGTATTTGATCAAATGGGAAGAATGGCGACCCAACGGACCAACATATATCTCTTGTCCTCCTCGTTTCATTAGGAATAGCTGCAAAGTGGTGTTTATGTTAGTATTCAATgtcaaaagagaaagaaagacaTTTATTTGCTTGATCGAGTTCAAAGGGTATTAAATTCACCTCATCAAAGGCTTCAAAAATGTCGATACTAAGCTGATGGATGGTACAAACAACGGTTCTTCCTGTGTCAACGGTGTTCCTAACAGTTCTCATAACAATTGCAGCAGCCCTTGCATCTAGCCCTGAAGTTGGTTCATCCATGAAAATGATAGAGGGGTTTGCCACTAGTTCCACTGCAATGGTCAACCTTTTCTGTTGCTCAGTTGAGAGACCATCGACTCCTGGCAAACCAACTAAGGCTGATCTTAATGGTGTAAGCTCCACAAGTTCCATAACTTCCTCAACAAACATCTGTTAAACGATAATAAGGAGGAAGTATCGTATGAGTGCCACCTTCTTTATTGTATTTAACTGATCTTTGGCCGAGATTCATATTATGGACAAAATTTTCAGAAGAACCAACCTTTCTTGTCTTTTTGTCAACATCATGAGGTAAACGCAGCCAAGCTGAGTATACTAACGACTCATAAACTGTAACATAAGGTGAATGGATGTCATTCTGCTCACAATATCCAGATATACGAGTAAACGTTTCTTGCTTCTTGGGATAGCCAGAAATCTTGATGCTACCCTCAATATATCCTCCTGTTTTTCTTCCCGCTAATACATCCATCAACGTCGTTTTCCCGGCCCCACTAACTCCCATCAAAGCTGTCAAAACACCGGGCCTAAAAGCTCCACTTACACCCTTCAGAAGTACCAATTTATCTTCAGTGGCACCCTGATCTTTCATTTCCTACGCGTATCATTGGAAAGTTCAGTAACATATTCGTTGAAATCGGGGAATAGCATCACCAGTTGCTGATTAATAATAATTCTTGGCTAGTTACCTGAGGCATGTCAACAGAGTATATAACTTCATCAAAGGCGATGGAATGCGGTTCAAATGGAAGAAccattccctttttctttttctgaagacCCTCATTACTGGAATCCTCTTTCTCATTGGCATCTTCATTGTCTTCTGGTATCATAGCTTGTGGCTTACCAAATGCTGTAGATATTCATACtaaacatttaattttttattttcctttaggGAAAAATAAATGGAGAAATTCGACAGATACTCACGGTTGAGATAAGCGAGTGCAATACTGTAGCACAAGTTAAATATGATTGTGAACCCAATAAGTGCCCCAATACCTATCCAGTACCACGATGCATCTGGGAAGTAGCCTCGAGATCTTACAACTGCAGCTCCAAGTGGCTCAGTTCCATTTGGTGCAATCTGTTTAAATTAGAGTGAGCTTGACCGTTATAATACCATCCCTATATAAcaaccattcactataaaagtcaagtttttctTGGATCCGAtcttttatattatgttataatatatgtcttCTATAACAACATTTCACTATAACAGCTAAAAATTATTGGATCAAGCGAGGttattatagagaggtttgactataTTTGTAGGTTGCATTAGATAAAGAAACATACATGTCTCCACTGCTTCCCATCAAATTCATTCACAAAAATTGAATTCAGAGAATACATCATTGGTGAAGACCAGTAACCCCATATCCACCATTTCTTCACATCATCTACAACATTAGAAGTCGACAATTAACACTCGTCGGTTTAAGCAAGACTAGCTTCTGCAAAACATATAAATGACCAAATATACCTCGTGAAAGGACGAATCCACTCATTGTAAATAGTAAAATCAGAGCAAATGTTCCAAATGTATTAGCAACTCCCATGGTCCTTCCTACTGCCCCAATAAAGCGGAACAATCCTGATGCCATCTGGTTTACTACTATGAGTAGCAAGAAATGTTTGAACAATCTGTAAAAACAGAATCCTGATAAATAATCACGGGAATAAGGAAATTGCTGAAGGTAACCAGACCATCATTCTGCATCATCTCTTTCTCGCCATACCTTCCCGGGTTCGGATCAAATCCAATGACATAGTAAGTGAGGAACACCCAAAGACTAACTTCAATAAATGTTATAGGGATTTTGAGTATCCAAGAGGGAATTGCATAAGCCCATGAAGGGAAAAAGAGAAGGTCTCTTTGCTTGTAGAAGACAGGAAGTTTTAGAATTGTCTGGGCGATCTCAGACATTccattaaataaaattataatgacaatgaaaaagaggaCGCCAGTGTATATTCCTCCATCATCTATAGTATCACGGGGCATCTCAGTTCGGAAAAATAGAGTCATCATCGTGAGTGCAATTAATAAAAGCTGAAAACATATCAAACGAAAGGGCATTAGTACTTGTAAGCAAATATGATGTCAAATTAATAAAAGCTGAAAACATATCAAATGAAAGGGCATTAGTACTTCTAAGCAAATATGATGTGACAGAGAAAAAAAGGACAGCACGGTGCTCTAAGCTACCGCTGTGTGCGGGGtcgggaagggccggaccacaaggtcTATCGTATGCAGCCTTACactgcatttttgcaagaggttgtttccacgccTCGAACCCGTGACCCCCTGGTCACATGGCagtaactttaccagttacgccaaggctctcCTTCTGATATGACAGAGActtgaaaatttaaattttttaaaagacTCATTAGTCACCTTTGTGAACCTGAAGACGTAAACAAATGAGTTCCTCTTCATTAACAAGAGTTCTCTTTCAGTGCAGACCTTTAAGAGTTGTTTCTTCCCTATACCGTACTTTTGAGTTGCCAAAGCAGCAGGATGGCTCAGCAAATTCTTTTGAAGTGATAAACCTGTAAGGCTCATCCGTCCTCACCCAATATTGTTGTTGATCCTTCTTTGATGTCACCTCCAAGAAATTCAAAACCATTACAAAATAGAAGTACATCAATGCTTGTCAATTTAACAGTTGGAACTTATTATAAGACATATATACTTCTTGCAAGAAGTCGGCCACGCCTTTTCTATCAGGGCATTTGAAACCCATGGACTCAAAGAAGCCAAGGACGTCTTCACGAGGACCCTGATAGACAATTTGCCCATCTGATAACAgaataatatcatcaaacaagTCGTAGGTCTCGGGTGCTGGCTGCAGGAGAGATACCAAAGTAGTTCCATTCAAGATTTGCACAGAATGTCTTagagaattcacaatggaataaGTCGTGGAACTATCCAATCCAGTTGAGATTTCATCCATGAAAAGTGCCTTTGACGGTCCAACAAACATTTCACCTGTCGTCACACACTTCTTTTGTCCTCCTGAGATACCCCTTATCATTTCATCTCCTACCATACTATCTGCACAAATGTCCAGCCCCAATAGCTGGTGACAAAATACAAAAAACACTTAGTTATCAAATTTCCTCTGGCTTTTCATTCTCGAAAATTTGTAGAACTTTTTTGACATATGTAATGCTACCTTAAGAACATAATCTGTAACAAAATTGGCTTCTTGTCCCTCTGTTGCTGCTACCTACATTATACCAAACAATGAAGGTCATAAAACAATTCCCTTGAGCAAAGCAAATTTTCTTACTTGGTTCAATTTACTTGCTGTTATTGAGAAATAACTTATATATTAACATGTAAACATGAAGGGGAACCTTGGTATAActagtaaagttgctgccatgtgaccaggaggtcacgggttcgatcCGTGGAAACAACCTTTTGCAGTAATGCAGCCCTTCCCCGgagcatagcgggagcttagtgcactgggATGCCCTTATTAACATGTAAACATGGTTCACTACTACTCTTACCTTCATGAAGATATCAATATCAGGATCTGGGTTGATATTAGCTGCTTTCTCTCTTCTTGCCAGTTCATCCAACATCTCTGCAAAAAAATTTCAAGAACCAATAAATCTATGTTAGTTAATTTCAACATAAGATGATTTTTTTATTGAAGAAAAAATCTGAACAAATGCTAACCATAACGAGAGCCAACTCCCTGGCATCTGGCAGAGAATTCTAAGGTTTCTCTCACAGTCATTTCTCCAATGTGCAAATCAAACTGACTAATATAAGCAGCAGTTCTTTGTGGCACAAATTCATTCATTTCATGTCCATTGTAGGTTACTTTCCCAGTAACCTGATTTCCACACCAAATAAAAAGAACAGAAAACTTTAGCTGCTTCTAACTTTTAGAACCATTTCATTGTTTAATTTACATATGTTTATTTTGGAGTTTAAGTTCTACATATTGACGGTTAAAAAATTACTTAAACAATTATGTTATTTATAAGGTAATTATACATAAATCTCTTTAATAAGTATTAATTGAGAACTTGATAAAACTGGTAACTAATCTACTATCACAAATTGAACTACATAGGTAGTGTAACAAATCATTACAACAAAAACATACCCCATTGTGATATCATAttatggggtctggggagggtaaagtATATGCAGACCTTACTCCGCATAAACTATGTTCGTCAACCAAGTTTGTTCCGTGATCGTAAGCTTATAAATCTGACCCAAATTCTCCATTTTGGTACACGCCAGAGCGTTCCATTTCAGCGGATTGAAAGAGCCATCAATCACTATGATCTCTTTCTTAGAAAAGAAATTGCGTaaattcttcctttttttctcccATGCTTTCCGTTGGTAAACAACCAACTAAAGTGCTCTATACTTCTTCACTACTCGTACAGGGaaggaggaagaaatgaagtttCTCTTTTTTTGAGGGGGGGAGCAGAGCAATCAAAGAATGAACTTTTCAGATATGAGTGAGTGAGCGCTTTTTCTGTTATGAATGAATGACCTCTCCATTTATTTTCAAGCTTGCTCTTCAAACCGGCCTATCGCTCTCCTCTATGAAAAGGTTCTTCCGTAATCACTCTCAATAAGACATCCATTCCCCTTTCAAATAAAAAGAGAACTAGACTTTTCTCTTCATTATTGAAATCCGCCATTCTATCGCAGTGTGGTGCTCTCAAAAAGCTCAATCCTCTAAGGCTGAAACGAATAGATAAGGAATTCGACCTGGGATATGCCCGTTCCGATCCTTGCCTACTAAACTGTTGCACCCCCGGATATGTATGCTGGGAAAACTCCATGATCTTTCCGTGTGGAAGGGAAGGAAGAAAGTACCTTGTGGAGGTAGAGATGTTGTTTCTGAAAGACTCTCAGCTCAAGAAAAACATTTTCAGCAGGTTTCAACAAGAGAACAATAATGAAGAGATCATGTTGAAAATACTAAAGACAAGaataa contains:
- the LOC107786205 gene encoding LOW QUALITY PROTEIN: pleiotropic drug resistance protein 1 (The sequence of the model RefSeq protein was modified relative to this genomic sequence to represent the inferred CDS: inserted 2 bases in 1 codon), whose protein sequence is MEPTNSSNFRPSSMRGSLRLKNNSKWRNNCTVFNRSTRDEDDEEALKWAALEKLPTFDRLRKGLLFGLQGASAEVDINNLVFQERKNLLERLVEVADEDNDKFLLKLKERTDRVGIDLPSTEVRYEHLNIVADAYVGSRALPTFTNFITDFIEAMWNSLHILPNRKRQLTILNDVSGIIKPCRLTLLLGPPGSGKTTLLLALAGKLDPSLKVTGKVTYNGHEMNEFVPQRTAAYISQFDLHIGEMTVRETLEFSARCQGVGSRYEMLDELARREKAANINPDPDIDIFMKVAATEGQEANFVTDYVLKLLGLDICADSMVGDEMIRGISGGQKKCVTTGEMFVGPSKALFMDEISTGLDSSTTYSIVNSLRHSVQILNGTTLVSLLQPAPETYDLFDDIILLSDGQIVYQGPREDVLGFFESMGFKCPDRKGVADFLQEVTSKKDQQQYWVRTDEPYRFITSKEFAEXHPAALATQKYGIGKKQLLKVCTERELLLMKRNSFVYVFRFTKLLLIALTMMTLFFRTEMPRDTIDDGGIYTGVLFFIVIIILFNGMSEIAQTILKLPVFYKQRDLLFFPSWAYAIPSWILKIPITFIEVSLWVFLTYYVIGFDPNPGRLFKHFLLLIVVNQMASGLFRFIGAVGRTMGVANTFGTFALILLFTMSGFVLSRDDVKKWWIWGYWSSPMMYSLNSIFVNEFDGKQWRHIAPNGTEPLGAAVVRSRGYFPDASWYWIGIGALIGFTIIFNLCYSIALAYLNPFGKPQAMIPEDNEDANEKEDSSNEGLQKKKKGMVLPFEPHSIAFDEVIYSVDMPQEMKDQGATEDKLVLLKGVSGAFRPGVLTALMGVSGAGKTTLMDVLAGRKTGGYIEGSIKISGYPKKQETFTRISGYCEQNDIHSPYVTVYESLVYSAWLRLPHDVDKKTRKMFVEEVMELVELTPLRSALVGLPGVDGLSTEQQKRLTIAVELVANPSIIFMDEPTSGLDARAAAIVMRTVRNTVDTGRTVVCTIHQLSIDIFEAFDELFLMKRGGQEIYVGPLGRHSSHLIKYFESMPGVSKIKDGYTPATWMLEVTASAQEMTLEVDFADLYKKSDLYRRNKALINELSVPRPGTKDLHFDSQYSQPFWTQCMACLWKQHWSYWRNPTYTAVRFLFTTFIALVFGSMFWDLGTKVSKSQDLFNAMGSMYAAVIFLGVLNASSVQPIVAVERTVFYRERAAGMYSAIPYAFGQVFIEIPYVSVQAVSYSVIVYAMVGFEWTAAKFFWYLFAMYFTLLYFTFYGMMTIAVTPNQNVGQIAGFFFHAIWNLFSGFIIPRPRMPIWWRWYYWANPTAWTLYGLVVSQFGDLQNKLSDDQTVEQFLRSYFGFKHDFLGVVAAMTVAYAVVFAFTFAFGIKAFNFQKR